In the genome of Bradyrhizobium arachidis, one region contains:
- a CDS encoding TetR/AcrR family transcriptional regulator — MKVSKAIGKRAKSLPAEGKSPPSAGLRQRKQQATRERLTRAAMALFRERGFEATTIDDIAAKADMSRRSFFHYFASKEDVVTAWQEDAASALVAEILARPADESMLTAAENAITAAVKRVDPAEAAAMSRLKRDNPALHARDQLKYEKLERALADGLAERAKSKSDKAKARLVAMIATGAMRVGGESWMGEGAREKPEVFVKRTFETIRAILK; from the coding sequence TTGAAGGTTTCGAAGGCCATCGGAAAGCGTGCCAAGTCATTGCCGGCGGAAGGAAAATCGCCGCCGTCTGCGGGCCTGCGACAACGCAAGCAGCAGGCGACCCGCGAGCGGCTGACCCGCGCGGCGATGGCGCTGTTCCGCGAGCGCGGCTTCGAGGCCACCACCATCGACGACATCGCAGCCAAAGCGGATATGTCGCGCCGCAGCTTCTTCCATTATTTCGCGTCCAAGGAGGACGTGGTCACCGCCTGGCAGGAGGATGCGGCAAGCGCGCTGGTCGCCGAGATCCTCGCACGGCCTGCGGATGAATCCATGCTGACCGCGGCGGAGAATGCCATCACGGCAGCGGTCAAGCGCGTCGATCCCGCCGAGGCAGCGGCGATGTCGCGGCTCAAGCGCGACAACCCCGCGCTTCACGCGCGCGACCAGCTCAAATACGAGAAGCTCGAGCGCGCGCTGGCCGACGGGCTTGCCGAGCGCGCGAAAAGCAAATCGGACAAGGCCAAGGCCCGGCTCGTCGCCATGATCGCCACCGGCGCGATGCGCGTCGGTGGCGAGAGCTGGATGGGCGAAGGCGCGCGGGAGAAGCCGGAGGTTTTCGTGAAGCGGACGTTCGAAACGATCCGGGCGATATTGAAGTAG